The window AATGAAGACAATGTGTATTTCGGGGAACGCTTTGCCTACGGCGATGTGGATGAAGCCTTTTCCCGTGCTGCCGAGATTTTTGAGACAGAGACACATACGGGGTATCAGGAACATCTCTACCTTGAGACTCAGGGAGTGGTCGCGGTTCCCGAGGAGGGGCGGATCACCGTCCACGCCTCTACACAGGGGCCGCACGCCATGCGCAAGGTGCTCGCTGGGGCATTCGGATGGGAAGAGGAGCGATTCCGTGTGCGTCAGACCATGCTTGGCGGCGGTTTCGGCGGCAAGATCGAGCCCCCGTTTCTGTTGGCCGGACACGCCTCCTTTGCCGCTCATAAATGCAATCGTCCCGTTCGGCTGATCTACAGCAGGGAGGAGGACTTGCTGGTCACCACCAAGCGCCATCCCTCCAGAGTCATCACACGGTCCGCTCTTGACTGCGATGGCAATATCCTCGCTGTGGACGTGGATGTGGTGTTTCAGGCTGGGGGGTACGCCCTTTCCTGCCGCATGGTCCTTGATACCGGGTTGAAGAAAGCTACGGGAGTGTATCACTTCCCGGCAGCGAGCGTGCGTGGACGGGCTGTTGCCACTAACAATCCCATGTGCGGCGCGTACCGGGGATTCGGCGGTCCGCAGACATTTTTTGCCATTGAAACACACATGAACGCTCTGGCCCGCAAGCTCGGACGGGAGCCACTTGAGTTCAAGGCAGCTTACTTTACAAAACAGGGTGGGGAGACCCTCACTGGTGGCAAATACCATTTTCATGTGGCATTGCCCGAAACCGTTGAAGAAGCCACCAAGCTGGCAGATTACGCTCGGCGCAGGCTACAGCCTGTGCAACAGGGGCGGAAACTGCGTGGCATTGGGCAGGCGCTTTTCAATTTCGGAGCGCCATTTTCTCTGAGCACTAATCATCCCTTGCCGGAACGGTATATGGGATTGCTCAAGCGGACAGACGGCAAGGTTGAGATCCTTTCGGAGTTGGTGGACATGGGCCAGGGGCTGCATACTGCGCTCAGGAAAATTGTGGCTCACGCGCTGGAGATCCCCATGGAGCGTGTCGTCTATGAGGATGCCGACACGGACTGTGATCCGGAAGCGTCCATCACCGGAGCATCCATGTCCGTGGTGTTGTTCGGTCAAATGTTGAAGGACGCTGCAGACAAGCTCAAACCCAAGCTGGATGAGCCCGGCGAATTCCGTGTGCTGGAAGCGATCCGCCAGCCGGAACATCTCAAGTGGGATGCGGAAAAACAGCAGGGTGATCCCTTCCATTCCTATGTGTGGGGCACGGTCATAGCTGAAGTTGAGGTGGACACCGTCACATGGCAGGTTGCCACGCGGAAAATCTGGACCGCACTGGATGTGGGCACGGCAATTGACCGACGCATAGTGAAGGGCCAGATCGACGGCGGGACCATTCAGGGACTTGGATACAGTCTCCTTGAATCCATGCCTCCTGATGGCATGACGACCTCGCTGGCCGATTATGTCATCCCGACCACGTTGGATGCCCCCCCTGTGGAGAGTGCGTTGATTGCCAACCCCTATCCTCCCGGGCCTTACGGTGCCAAATGCGTGGGCGAGCCGCCTTTGGTGGGCGTCGCCCCGGCCATTGCCGATGCCGTGGCCAATGCCTGTGGCGTGGAAGTGTGGCAACTTCCTGTTTCTCCTGAATATCTCATGCAAGCAATGGCGAACAAATCATGACAACTTCTCTTTCATTTACTCTCAACGGGGAATCCGTTTCCACCACAGCACCACTGAGTGTCCGTCTGGTCGATGTACTGCGTGACGAATTCCATCTCATGGGCACCAAGGAAGGGTGCGGCGAAGGGGAGTGCGGCGCGTGTATGGTGCTGATGAACGGTCGTCCCACTCTCTCGTGTTTGGTATTGCTCGGTGCAGCTAAAGAGAAAGAAATCGTCACTATCGAAGGGCTGCGGAATGCGCCGGGCTTTGCGATTCTGGCTCAGGCGTTCAATGACGCGGGTGCAGTGCAATGTGGCTTCTGCACGCCGGGAATGATCATGACGACCTATGCGCTTCTTCGTGATCATCCCGAACCGGATGAAACGACCATCCGTACGGCCATGGCCGGAAATCTCTGTCGATGCACGGGGTACTCCATGATTGTGGAAGCGGTTTCGCTTGCAGCTCAACGCAGGGGGGAGGCATGGTAACCACATTCAACCCGCATCCCACCACTGTCCGGGAAGCGTGCCGCGCCAGATTGGAAGGGGGTGTCCCCTATGCCGGAGGCACGGATTTCATGGTCCGTCATGCCAAGGCAGTGCAGACGGGGCAATGTCCTCCGCTCATATTTCTTGAAGGAGTCAGGGAGTTCTCCGGTATATCCGTTCTGGAATCCGGTCTGCGAATCGGTGCTCTAACGACCATGGCCGAGCTCTCGGTGGATACGGCCATACCACGCCTGCTTGCAACGGCATGCAACTGCGTGGGGTCGCCAGCCCTTCGCAATGTGGCGACCATCGGCGGTAACGTCTGCACAGCCTCTCCGGCTGGGGACAGCCTGCCTGCCCTGTACGTGCTCGGTGCGAAGGTTGAAATCTGTTCTCCGGAAGGAAGCCGGACTGTGCCTATCAGCGAGTTTGTCCTCGGCCCCGGGCGGACCGTGCTTGAATCAGATGAACTCGTCAGTGCAATTATTCTCCCCGACAGTGGAATCAACATGTTCTATCATCGTAAAGTGAGTCCGCGCGTTGCCAATGCCATCACCAAGGTCTCCCTTGCCGTCGGGGCCAGTGTAGAAGATCAGAAGGTGGAAGAAATACGCATTGCGTACGGTTCGGTAGGACCTACCATAATTCGTTGCCCTGAGATTGAGGCGGCATGCGCAGGACTGCTGCTGTCCGACCTTGAAGCCGCCGTTCCCGCGTTGAGCAGTATGGTTGAAACTGCCATTGCTCCCATTGACGATCATCGTTCTTCGGCTCTCTATCGTCGCTCCATAGCCGCTAATCTTCTGGCGGAATGTTTGGAGACGTTTGCCTCATCGTATCAAAGGATTACTCATGACTAGAGACTTTAATGTATCGCTTTTCCAGCCGGAAGATGCTCCAGACGTGTGTGCCCTCTACCGGGAAGTGTATGGCGAAGATTTCCCTCTCAAGTATGTCTACGATCCTGAAGCGATCGTTGCACAATATGATGGTATTAAGCATCGCACTGCCATGGCTCGTCTTGAGGGAGGAGAGCTTGCCGGAATGGTAAGCATGTTCCGCTCCGCTCCAAATCCGCTGCTCTATGAGGTGGGGCAGCTAATGGTCAGAAAGACGTATCGAAAGCGGGGAATTGCCGAGGAACTTTCTAAGGCCACATTCAACGAATTTCCTACCCAGGTTCCGGTCAAGGGACAATTCGGGGAGGCTCTCTGCAATCATACCATTTCCCAGAAGATGGCCGAAGGATATGGATTAGTACCCACGGCTCTGGAGTTGGAGTGGTTGCCGACCATCAATTTCGACAATGCTGAAACGCTTGAGCGGAATATTACCCTGTTGATGATGTTCAAGACGCTCGAAGATGAGCCTCGAGAAATATTTGTCCATCCTGCCTATGCCGAGTTCGTGAAGTCCACCTGCTCGGCGCTCGCCATAGATCGGCGTGTGCAGACCGCAATTACCCCAGGAGAAGGCTCGACACAGAGCTCGACAAACATCATCGGTGATGCGGGTATTGCCACGCTGACGGTGTCCCGTGTCGGTGCTGATTTGGGCGAGGTGCTGGCTCGGTTTGAGGCCGAAGCTGCATCGTATCGACGCCAGGTCAAAGTCGATGTCAGTCAGCCGGGTGCGCCTTGGGCAGTGGACATCATTCGTGAAAACGGATTCTTCCTTGGCGGCTATCTTCCTCTGTGGTTTGAAAGCGACGGGATCATGATGCAGAAGCTGCCGATCCCACCGGATTTCAGCTTGCCGCAATTCCATTCGGAGAATGGCGCAGCGGTCATGCGTGCCGTCAAAGCGGATTTTGAAAGGATGGAACGAGGGTAGTGCCGACTCCTTCCTGTCTAGGCAGGGGTATGGAGGTCAGTTTACCAGCTGAGTTCCGGCTGAAATGTGTGATAGGCTAACTATCTGATCAGATTATCGTCCTTCAATGACTTCGGTGAAGGCCTGGCAGAATATTTCCATCACCGGTTGCTGCACAAGGCTCACCCTGATCCAGTTGGGAAACCTGAATCCGGTCATGGTGCGAACCATGACGCCTTTTTTCATCAGCTTGCGGTACATGAGGGTGTCCGGCATGGGCACCTTGATCATGATGTAGCTTCCCTCTCCACAGATGTATTCGAGCCCCAGTGATTCACAGGTGGCAGTCACCAGCTTTTTGGCATCGCGGATCATGGCTCGTGTGGCCTCGATGAAAGGACTGTCATTGGAGAGCGCGGCCACTGCCGCACGTTGGGCAAGAGTGTTTACGGAGTAGACGATATGTGTGCGGCGGACGATGTCCACAATCTCGTTTGTTCCGCACAGGTAGCCTATGCGTAAGGCGGCCAGCGCATACATCTTGGAAAAGGTACGGAAGACGATGACATTGGGGTAGCGCTCCATGAGCTCCATGCCGTTGGGGTAGTCTTCCTGCTCCACATATTCGCAATATGCCTCGTCAATCACCACAATGGCGCGGTTATCCACCTCGTCCAGGAAGGCGTTCATGGTCTCTTTGTCCCAATATGTCCCGGTGGGGTTGTTGGGATTGCAGACAAACAGGATCTTGGTCCGTTCGTCCATGGCATCAAGCATGGCGCGATGATCAAAGGCGTGGTCTTTGAGTGGGATGAGGCGTGCCTCGAACCCGGAAAATTCCGCGACCCATTCGTATACGGCAAAGGTCTTGTCCGCAGTGATGATATTGTCGCCTTCTTCGCAAAAAGCCTTGATGACGCTACCAATGACTTCACACGAGCCATTGCCCACAAGAAATTGTTCTGGTTCCTTGTTGAACTTTTCGGCCAGTTTATGACGCAGGTAGAAACAGTCGCCATTGGGGTACTCCGGCACCATGCGCGGCGGGAATTCATCCACTATCTCTGCTGCTTTGGGAGGCGGTCCAAGGGCGTTTTCATTGTTGTTCAGCCTATGAAGGTGGTCCACGCCATAGGTGACCATTAATTCCTGGTCGGGCAGGCTGGGGTAGTAGGCCTCAAAGGTCTGGATGTAGGCGGGAACGAGGTGTTGAAAATCAAGGTTAGCCATGTCGGAACACCACCACGTCCGAAATGCCGCCATGGGGAAGGAGAATCGTTGGCGAGAATCCATGCTCGCAGAGGACGCCGCCCATTGATGCCTGCCATCCATAAGCCAAGTCCAGATGGAACAGGATGTTCTCGTACCCGTCTTGCTTGAGGCAATCGAGGTGACTCTTGACGGCTTCGCTTACATCGGCTCCCACAACCATGGGCGAGAGGACTGCCTCTTTCAGCTCCGGTCTCAACTGGGCGGAGAAGACCGAGTTGTCGGGTACGCCTTCACCGGCATTGTCCACCTCTCGAATGGTGCGCATAAGGACCAATCGATCATACGTCTCTTCAAGGAAGGTTCGCACTGTTGGGTGGGTCCAGACGGCAGCGCCCATGTCTTCGCGCAAATGCCGGAACCAGATATCCAGCGCCTTGTCCTGATTGTCCGCCTGAGTGAAGTCGAGCCGACCGAGGTGTTCATA of the Pseudodesulfovibrio sp. zrk46 genome contains:
- a CDS encoding xanthine dehydrogenase family protein molybdopterin-binding subunit — its product is MPFSKNADRADTPGKCSGATAYVGDLRFDGMLEAVTVRSTIRRGKIKAIILPELPDGYYTVDASDIPDLNQVTYFYDPCPYFAEDEVRYIGQPILLVVGPDVRTVRRLAHEVRVEYETIPAIHTLDEALNGDKPPLHNEDNVYFGERFAYGDVDEAFSRAAEIFETETHTGYQEHLYLETQGVVAVPEEGRITVHASTQGPHAMRKVLAGAFGWEEERFRVRQTMLGGGFGGKIEPPFLLAGHASFAAHKCNRPVRLIYSREEDLLVTTKRHPSRVITRSALDCDGNILAVDVDVVFQAGGYALSCRMVLDTGLKKATGVYHFPAASVRGRAVATNNPMCGAYRGFGGPQTFFAIETHMNALARKLGREPLEFKAAYFTKQGGETLTGGKYHFHVALPETVEEATKLADYARRRLQPVQQGRKLRGIGQALFNFGAPFSLSTNHPLPERYMGLLKRTDGKVEILSELVDMGQGLHTALRKIVAHALEIPMERVVYEDADTDCDPEASITGASMSVVLFGQMLKDAADKLKPKLDEPGEFRVLEAIRQPEHLKWDAEKQQGDPFHSYVWGTVIAEVEVDTVTWQVATRKIWTALDVGTAIDRRIVKGQIDGGTIQGLGYSLLESMPPDGMTTSLADYVIPTTLDAPPVESALIANPYPPGPYGAKCVGEPPLVGVAPAIADAVANACGVEVWQLPVSPEYLMQAMANKS
- a CDS encoding (2Fe-2S)-binding protein; amino-acid sequence: MTTSLSFTLNGESVSTTAPLSVRLVDVLRDEFHLMGTKEGCGEGECGACMVLMNGRPTLSCLVLLGAAKEKEIVTIEGLRNAPGFAILAQAFNDAGAVQCGFCTPGMIMTTYALLRDHPEPDETTIRTAMAGNLCRCTGYSMIVEAVSLAAQRRGEAW
- a CDS encoding FAD binding domain-containing protein, whose amino-acid sequence is MVTTFNPHPTTVREACRARLEGGVPYAGGTDFMVRHAKAVQTGQCPPLIFLEGVREFSGISVLESGLRIGALTTMAELSVDTAIPRLLATACNCVGSPALRNVATIGGNVCTASPAGDSLPALYVLGAKVEICSPEGSRTVPISEFVLGPGRTVLESDELVSAIILPDSGINMFYHRKVSPRVANAITKVSLAVGASVEDQKVEEIRIAYGSVGPTIIRCPEIEAACAGLLLSDLEAAVPALSSMVETAIAPIDDHRSSALYRRSIAANLLAECLETFASSYQRITHD
- a CDS encoding GNAT family N-acetyltransferase — translated: MTRDFNVSLFQPEDAPDVCALYREVYGEDFPLKYVYDPEAIVAQYDGIKHRTAMARLEGGELAGMVSMFRSAPNPLLYEVGQLMVRKTYRKRGIAEELSKATFNEFPTQVPVKGQFGEALCNHTISQKMAEGYGLVPTALELEWLPTINFDNAETLERNITLLMMFKTLEDEPREIFVHPAYAEFVKSTCSALAIDRRVQTAITPGEGSTQSSTNIIGDAGIATLTVSRVGADLGEVLARFEAEAASYRRQVKVDVSQPGAPWAVDIIRENGFFLGGYLPLWFESDGIMMQKLPIPPDFSLPQFHSENGAAVMRAVKADFERMERG
- the hisC gene encoding histidinol-phosphate transaminase, coding for MANLDFQHLVPAYIQTFEAYYPSLPDQELMVTYGVDHLHRLNNNENALGPPPKAAEIVDEFPPRMVPEYPNGDCFYLRHKLAEKFNKEPEQFLVGNGSCEVIGSVIKAFCEEGDNIITADKTFAVYEWVAEFSGFEARLIPLKDHAFDHRAMLDAMDERTKILFVCNPNNPTGTYWDKETMNAFLDEVDNRAIVVIDEAYCEYVEQEDYPNGMELMERYPNVIVFRTFSKMYALAALRIGYLCGTNEIVDIVRRTHIVYSVNTLAQRAAVAALSNDSPFIEATRAMIRDAKKLVTATCESLGLEYICGEGSYIMIKVPMPDTLMYRKLMKKGVMVRTMTGFRFPNWIRVSLVQQPVMEIFCQAFTEVIEGR